The following is a genomic window from Candidatus Methylomirabilota bacterium.
ATTGATCATCGTCCACGGGGGTGCCGGCCGGGTTCCGGAAGAGGGCTGGGCCGAGCGCCGCGAAGGTTGTCGAGAGGCAGCCCTCGCAGGGTGGGAGTGCTTGGTACGAGGCGGGTCAGCCTTGGATGCCGTGGAGGAGGCAGTCGCCTTTTTGGAAGATCATCCTCTTTTCAACGCGGGGAGGGGCTCGGTGCTTAACGCCGCGGGCGAGGTGGAGATGGACGCCTCGGTCGTGGAGGGACAGACTCTGCAGGCTGGGGCGGTGGGCGCGGTGCAGCATATCCGAAATCCTATCCGACTAGCCCGACGCCTTCTTGAGGATGGTCGCCATGTGCTGCTGGTGGGGGAAGGGGCAAACCGGTTTGCACGGGAGATCGGGATCGAGACGTGCCCGCCGGATGATCTCATCACAGACCGGCAGCGCGCGAGATGGCAGGCAATGCAAGAGACCGGGTTCGGGACGGTCGGCGCGGTGGCGATGGACAAAAGGGGAGGCATTGCGGCGGCCACCTCGACGGGGGGCCTTCTCGGGAAGCGGTCAGGCCGCGTGGGGGACAGTGCGTTAATCGGGTGTGGGACATGCGCCGATGCGCTCTTGGGCGCGGCCTCCGCCACGGGAAATGGGGAGGCCATTATCCGAGTGGTATTGGCAAAGACCGCGGTTGATCTTCTGGGGGGAAACCGCCATCCCATGGATGCTGCGAGGATGGCCATTGAAATTCTAGAGCGGCGCGGACAGGGGGAGGGCGGCATCATCTTGATTGATCGGGAGGGGCACGTGGGTCATGCTCACAATGCGCCCTTTATGCCCGCTGCCTTCATGGACGAGCGTGCCCAAACTCCGACCCTTCTCTCTTGAGAAATCTTCTAGCTCCTACGTGATTCAGGTCAGAAAAAGCACCTTTACAGGCGAACGCACGGCGGGCTAGTATTGCGGTCAGAAATTGGCATGGATAGCAAAGGAGGCTCGGAATGCGATGGCAAATGTGGCTTATCGGTCTCCTTACCTCTCTTTACATTTTCGCACCTCAGGCCTGGGCCTGTGATTCCATGGGTCCCAATGGTCATGTTGGGGAAGCCCTGAGCGTGAGCCCCTCCGCCATCCAGATTCGGGACTTCCAAACTGGAAATCCCCTCAGCTTTCGGGCAACGGCGGAACAGCTCAGCGGTGTCAGGCCAGGGGACCGGGTCATGATCACATTCAAGAAGGAGGGTGACGTACTCGTCGCGGAGAAGATCAGAACGCTCCGCTGAATCGTCGTTACGGGCGTTCGATGAGGATGTCCCCTCCCTCCGCCTTCACC
Proteins encoded in this region:
- a CDS encoding isoaspartyl peptidase/L-asparaginase; its protein translation is MKPLIIVHGGAGRVPEEGWAERREGCREAALAGWECLVRGGSALDAVEEAVAFLEDHPLFNAGRGSVLNAAGEVEMDASVVEGQTLQAGAVGAVQHIRNPIRLARRLLEDGRHVLLVGEGANRFAREIGIETCPPDDLITDRQRARWQAMQETGFGTVGAVAMDKRGGIAAATSTGGLLGKRSGRVGDSALIGCGTCADALLGAASATGNGEAIIRVVLAKTAVDLLGGNRHPMDAARMAIEILERRGQGEGGIILIDREGHVGHAHNAPFMPAAFMDERAQTPTLLS